The uncultured Desulfatiglans sp. DNA window TTGAAGATAAGACGACTGTCAAACAAATTTTGACCCTTTTCCTCTTTTCACCTTGACAAAGAATCGCGCCTTTTCTATAGCTAGTATCCATTCGGAAATGATTTCCCGGTAGAATCCGGTTTCCAACCCAGAAATGAGGATTTTTCTCCGCACGCTTCGCGTGCTCAGTCCCACCGCTTCGCGGCGGGTCCCGGTCTGGCCAATATCAAGGAAATCAAGCGTTTGTGCGGAGGCGACCTGCAGGTTGCCGCACAAGCAAACGTGCAGATTGACGCCGAGATTGGCCGAAAAGACCATTCCTGGATGGAAACCAGCGAGTATCCATCCGGAA harbors:
- a CDS encoding hypothetical protein (Evidence 5 : Unknown function), with translation MKTESYREIISGWILAGFHPGMVFSANLGVNLHVCLCGNLQVASAQTLDFLDIGQTGTRREAVGLSTRSVRRKILISGLETGFYREIISEWILAIEKARFFVKVKRGKGSKFV